A single genomic interval of Apis cerana isolate GH-2021 linkage group LG2, AcerK_1.0, whole genome shotgun sequence harbors:
- the LOC107998603 gene encoding A-kinase anchor protein 13 isoform X4 encodes MTINDLSSQRVDECPNSGEDSEEDVITDYLGSSHSDCDRIPIINGDLGSLNLHGNIITETGYTKDNTEKTAITMSEGTDEQQQQHSLLTLGTNNQIQTNPLVPIISVTPHSPGLAKNYPVLEDNLQHLHEIHDCIQRMRDLTLSNWGYNHRTSHNDVPQRLTSSCPSLCPLISSEIAPRSSNNDTGSDPDLLVNCSTNSSPTHFPSVGSRSHNAQGIDRRRSWTDLEDTRCGRRRYSGQNHLQAQNMRQRSISLSSLDSEMEIELHGKSCTRPVGVGNRTCRSQASTHSLNEADLVQSEYQKIITKRFKGSQRLADSSGLMPGLTGSRLPLQKSISTPSIVTPQVNAHLAETVTRTTPSLKTRRERNEKGSGSETETEDLHTPNSHEFHEDREGTPNAQISLDELLTDAVVYDDHHSEKSRRKRGSIFFRKKKDKSGKKTSQQHLWTTIMAGSQGSLCDVCMKHSTNKPILLHCDHCGISVHQSQGCKDQLVLECIKSKNHSSKAAIKTTSSISTTSSSYNVKRGSTASLPLPLSSGSGREINSKKTVTSYSPWRRVATKLGVNQTINEEKDGDGQHRDISSGLEGFDLGDDTYQFTVGDLEGLDPELGLAKEEPDSWSTAIGHNIALRLVDNCERKVKRQEHIYEFVLTEKHHCLVLLAMERIFAEGLRRHFRLGQPDLERMFPRLRDLIDIHLRFLQKLRKRQNTNPVVPTIADILVDQFSGENAQRMKSAYGEFCSRHRDAVEAYKYYLRHDPRFARFVRQCQSHPLLKKKGIPECILFVTQRLTKYPLLVEPLIKTGIAQEEGEDLRKALSLVKEILADVDACVADKEREDRKLEIYNKIDAKSFATYRGTKFKKSDIMAFNRILKFEGTAYLMQGRGKMTAIVVVVLSDILFFLAERDQKYAFFVPDNKAGIVSLQKLLVREKAGQESRGIYLISSNPAEPEMFELKIQKPKDKQLWIQAIRSAVEACPQEFENEIDTLTENNNNNEIRDTRSSSISFLSVEERQRLIKIKESHVLKIIGELRKKDAEQALLLEEKINLQMQLLHAANIWNTSENSDNERIEKVDKEILDYTRLVHNEGTDTTQLRQEVVAAIQEATKLASSLSFSAGGATLSRSLSSAGERHTEAYVPSALCVPRRAETFAGFDHNKEKYPLRESAIHSVISLPKVSEFMKENLDEKESQDTEINKDQQWAAIRLSHHVYRLVCIISNQMTTVDSLQAQLAAYKEGSMGKSNNRPNPNRQLEELRNLQDQLSREKAAFRAASQQEQKQLEEERTELARQREQLAAEQRDVTQQRDQLYRRLEALERQGVTLVTGSAPTSTTIHLSHLTQGNDTIQTRKSQPDAKRIPLNLISATNQQKVQSNLPVKQQLPLKLASGSNNNRSGSTSNNSPDRHSRTGSSPAIVTGSTYSSPELGNNHAGTSHSSNRSLRITRSPPEYPHQQQHQRTEQQQPLEEEVIFF; translated from the exons ATGACAATAAACGATTTATCAAGTCAACGTGTAg atgagTGTCCAAATAGTGGAGAAGATAGCGAAGAAGATGTAATAACTGATTATTTGGGATCATCGCATTCTGATTGCGATCGTATACCTATTATTAATGGAGATCTTGGCAGTTTAAATTTACatggaaatataattactGAAACTGGCTACACCAAAGATAATACGGAAAAAACGGCTATTACAATGTCTGAAGGAACTGATgaacagcaacagcagcatTCATTGCTTACACTTGGCACTAATAATCAAATCCAAACTAATCCTTTGGTGCCAATTATCAGTGTCACGCCGCATTCACCTGGTCTTGCTAAGAATTATCCTGTTTtag AGGACAACTTGCAACATCTGCATGAAATCCATGATTGTATTCAACGTATGAGAGATTTAACGCTGAGCAATTGGGGATATAATCATCGCACATCCCACAATGATGTACCTCAACGATTAACTTCATCATGTCCTTCCCTTTGTCCTTTAATTTCATCTGAAATTGCACCACGTTCGAGTAATAATGATACAGGATCTGATCCTGATCTCCTTGTTAACTGTTCCACCAATAGTTCTCCTACACATTTTCCATCAGTAGGTTCTCGTTCACATAATGCACAAGGTATAGACAGGAGACGCAGCTGGACTGATCTAGAAGATACTCGATGTGGACGTCGCAGATATTCTGGACAAAATCACCTACAAGCACAAAATATg CGACAACGCAGTATTAGTTTAAGTAGTCTAGACAGTGAAATGGAAATAGAATTACATGGAAAGTCTTGTACCAGACCTGTAGGAGTTGGTAATCGAACATGCAGATCACAAGCAAGTACTCATTCTCTCAATGAAGCTGATCTAGTACAG agTGAATATCAGAAGATAATTACAAAACGATTCAAAGGTAGTCAAAGATTAGCAGACAGTAGTGGTTTAATGCCTGGTCTCACAGGCTCTCGTTTACCTCTTCAGAAATCTATTTCAACACCTTCAATTGTCACACCCCAAGTTAATGCTCATTTAGCAGAGACTGTGACTAGGACAACACCATCACTTAAAAc CCGAcgtgaaagaaatgaaaagggTAGTGGAAGTGAGACTGAAACTGAGGATCTTCACACACCAAACAGCCATGAATTTCATGAAGATAGAGAAGGCACTCCAAATGCTCAGATATCCCTTGATGAACTATTAACTga tgcAGTTGTATATGATGATCATCATTCAGaaaaaagtagaagaaaaCGAGGATCTATTTTTTTCCGTAAAAAAAag GATAAAAGTGGTAAGAAAACTAGTCAACAACATTTATGGACGACAATAATGGCAGGATCTCAGGGAAGTTTATGTGATGTTTGTATGAAACACTCAACAAATAAACCCATACTTCTACATTGTGacc ATTGTGGAATATCTGTACATCAAAGTCAAGGATGTAAAGATCAATTAGTGCTAGAatgtattaaatcaaaaaatcattctAGCAAAGCTGCCATTAAAACTACATCAAGCATATCCACAACTTCAAGTAGTTATAATGTTAAAAGAGGATCTACTGCATCATTACCATTACCATTATCATCTGGAAGTGGaag GGAAATTAACAGCAAGAAAACTGTGACAAGCTACAGCCCTTGGCGGCGAGTTGCTACTAAACTTGGAGTCAA tcAAACAATAAATGAGGAAAAAGATGGAGATGGACAACATCGTGACATATCTAG tggATTAGAAGGATTTGATCTTGGAGATGATACTTATCAATTTACTGTGGGTGATTTGGAAGGTTTGGATCCTGAATTGGGTCTAGCTAAAGAAGAACCTGATTCCTGGAGTACCGCCATTGGACATAATATCGCATTGCGACTAGTTGATAATTgtgaaagaaaagtaaaaagacAAGAACACATTTATGAGTTTGTACTTACGGAAAAACATCACTGTTTAGTACTTCTCGCTATGGAAAGAATCTTTGCGGAAGGTCTTCGACGTCACTTTCGTTTAGGTCAACCAGATTTAGAACGCATGTTCCCGAGATTACGTGATCTCATTGATATTCATTtacgatttttacaaaaattacgtAAGCGACAAAATACAAATCCTGTTGTTCCTACAATCGCTGATATATTAGTAGATCAATTTTCTGGAGAGAATGCGCAACGTATGAAGAGTGCCTATGGAGAATTCTGTAGTCGTCACAGAGATGCTGTTGAAgcttacaaatattatttacgtcATGATCCTCGATTTGCACGATTCGTACGTCAATGTCAG TCACATCCTTTgttaaagaagaaaggaattcCTGAATGTATCCTATTTGTTACTCAACGTTTAACAAAGTATCCATTGTTAGTTGAGCCACTCATAAAAACGGGTATTGCACAAGAAGAAGGTGAAGATTTACGTAAAGCTTTGAGTCttgttaaagaaattttagctGATGTGGATGCATGTGTTGCtgataaagaaagagaagatagaaaattagaaatttataataa aattgatGCAAAGTCTTTTGCAACTTATCGTGGTaccaaattcaaaaaatcagATATCATGgcatttaatagaattttaaaatttgaaggtACTGCATATTTAATGCAAGGTCGTGGAAAAATGACTGCCATTGTAGTAGTTGTTCTTTctgacatattattttttttggctGAAAGAGATcaaaaatatgcattttttgTGCCTGACAATAAGGCTGGTATAGTATCACTTCAAAAATTACTGGTTCGTGAAAAGGCTGGTCAAGAATCTAgaggtatttatttaataagtagCAATCCAGCTGAACCTGAaatgtttgaattaaaaattcaaaaacctAAAGATAAACAATTATGGATACAAGCAATTAGATCAGCAGTTGAAGCCTGCCcacaagaatttgaaaatgaaattgatacaTTAActgaaaacaataataataatgaaataagagATACACGTTCCTCTTCTATATCGTTTCTTTCTGTTGAAGAAAGAcaacgtttaattaaaattaaggaaTCACATGTTCTTAAGATAATTG gtGAACTACGTAAAAAAGATGCAGAACAAGCATTATTActtgaagaaaaaatcaacTTACAAATGCAACTTTTACATGCTGCAAATATTTGGAATACAAGTGAAAATAGTGATAatgaaagaatagaaaaagttGACAAAGAAATCCTAGATTATACTAGATTAGTTCATAATGAAGGAACAGATACTACACAATTACGACAAgag gtGGTTGCAGCTATTCAAGAAGCAACAAAACTTGCTAGCTCATTATCTTTTAGTGCTGGTGGTGCTACTCTTTCAAGAAGCTTGAGTTCTGCAGGAGAACGACATACTGAAGCCTATGTTCCATCTGCTCTTTGTGTTCCTCGAAGAGCTGAAACATTTGCGGGTTTTGATCATAACAAG gaAAAATATCCGTTACGAGAATCTGCAATTCATTCCGTAATTTCTCTTCCAAAAGTTAGtgaatttatgaaagaaaatttagatgaaaaagaaagtcaagatacagaaataaataaagatcaaCAATGGGCAGCAATTCGTTTATCTCACCATGTTTATAGGTTGGTCTGTATAATTAGTAATCAAATGACAACAGTTGATAGTCTACAGGCTCAATTAGCTGCATATAAAGAAGGAAGTATGggtaaatcaaataatagacCTAATCCAAATCgacaattagaagaattacGTAACTTACAAGATCAGTTAAGTCGAGAAAAAGCAGCATTTCGTGCTGCATCTCAACAAGAACAAAAACAATTAGAAGAAGAACGGACTGAATTGGCAAGGCAACGAGAACAACTGGCAGCAGAACAAAGAGATGTTACACAGCAACGAGATCAATTATACCGACGACTCGAAGCATTGGAACGACAAGGGGTGACATTAGTTACAGGTTCTGCACCTACTTCTACGACTATTCATTTATCTCATTTGACGCAAGGAAATGACACTATACAAACACGAAAATCACAACCAGATGCTAAAAGAAtaccattaaatttaattagtgcTACTAATCAGCAAAAAGTGCAAAGTAATCTTCCTGTCAAACAACAATTGCCTTTAAAACTTGCTAGTGGGAGCAATAATAATag aagtgGAAGTACAAGTAATAATAGTCCCGATCGACATTCGCGAACGGGAAGTAGCCCGGCAATTGTTACTGGATCTACATATTCTTCACCAGAATTAGGAAATAATCATGCTGGAACGAGTCATTCCTCGAATCGTTCACTTCGAATTACACGATCGCCTCCAGAATATCCACATCAACAACAGCATCAACGAACAGAACAGCAACAACCTTTGGAGgaagaagtaatttttttctga
- the LOC107998603 gene encoding rho guanine nucleotide exchange factor 18 isoform X5 has product MQHSLHTNECPNSGEDSEEDVITDYLGSSHSDCDRIPIINGDLGSLNLHGNIITETGYTKDNTEKTAITMSEGTDEQQQQHSLLTLGTNNQIQTNPLVPIISVTPHSPGLAKNYPVLEDNLQHLHEIHDCIQRMRDLTLSNWGYNHRTSHNDVPQRLTSSCPSLCPLISSEIAPRSSNNDTGSDPDLLVNCSTNSSPTHFPSVGSRSHNAQGIDRRRSWTDLEDTRCGRRRYSGQNHLQAQNMRQRSISLSSLDSEMEIELHGKSCTRPVGVGNRTCRSQASTHSLNEADLVQSEYQKIITKRFKGSQRLADSSGLMPGLTGSRLPLQKSISTPSIVTPQVNAHLAETVTRTTPSLKTRRERNEKGSGSETETEDLHTPNSHEFHEDREGTPNAQISLDELLTDAVVYDDHHSEKSRRKRGSIFFRKKKDKSGKKTSQQHLWTTIMAGSQGSLCDVCMKHSTNKPILLHCDHCGISVHQSQGCKDQLVLECIKSKNHSSKAAIKTTSSISTTSSSYNVKRGSTASLPLPLSSGSGREINSKKTVTSYSPWRRVATKLGVNQTINEEKDGDGQHRDISSGLEGFDLGDDTYQFTVGDLEGLDPELGLAKEEPDSWSTAIGHNIALRLVDNCERKVKRQEHIYEFVLTEKHHCLVLLAMERIFAEGLRRHFRLGQPDLERMFPRLRDLIDIHLRFLQKLRKRQNTNPVVPTIADILVDQFSGENAQRMKSAYGEFCSRHRDAVEAYKYYLRHDPRFARFVRQCQSHPLLKKKGIPECILFVTQRLTKYPLLVEPLIKTGIAQEEGEDLRKALSLVKEILADVDACVADKEREDRKLEIYNKIDAKSFATYRGTKFKKSDIMAFNRILKFEGTAYLMQGRGKMTAIVVVVLSDILFFLAERDQKYAFFVPDNKAGIVSLQKLLVREKAGQESRGIYLISSNPAEPEMFELKIQKPKDKQLWIQAIRSAVEACPQEFENEIDTLTENNNNNEIRDTRSSSISFLSVEERQRLIKIKESHVLKIIGELRKKDAEQALLLEEKINLQMQLLHAANIWNTSENSDNERIEKVDKEILDYTRLVHNEGTDTTQLRQEVVAAIQEATKLASSLSFSAGGATLSRSLSSAGERHTEAYVPSALCVPRRAETFAGFDHNKEKYPLRESAIHSVISLPKVSEFMKENLDEKESQDTEINKDQQWAAIRLSHHVYRLVCIISNQMTTVDSLQAQLAAYKEGSMGKSNNRPNPNRQLEELRNLQDQLSREKAAFRAASQQEQKQLEEERTELARQREQLAAEQRDVTQQRDQLYRRLEALERQGVTLVTGSAPTSTTIHLSHLTQGNDTIQTRKSQPDAKRIPLNLISATNQQKVQSNLPVKQQLPLKLASGSNNNRSGSTSNNSPDRHSRTGSSPAIVTGSTYSSPELGNNHAGTSHSSNRSLRITRSPPEYPHQQQHQRTEQQQPLEEEVIFF; this is encoded by the exons ATGCAACATTCCTTGCACACGA atgagTGTCCAAATAGTGGAGAAGATAGCGAAGAAGATGTAATAACTGATTATTTGGGATCATCGCATTCTGATTGCGATCGTATACCTATTATTAATGGAGATCTTGGCAGTTTAAATTTACatggaaatataattactGAAACTGGCTACACCAAAGATAATACGGAAAAAACGGCTATTACAATGTCTGAAGGAACTGATgaacagcaacagcagcatTCATTGCTTACACTTGGCACTAATAATCAAATCCAAACTAATCCTTTGGTGCCAATTATCAGTGTCACGCCGCATTCACCTGGTCTTGCTAAGAATTATCCTGTTTtag AGGACAACTTGCAACATCTGCATGAAATCCATGATTGTATTCAACGTATGAGAGATTTAACGCTGAGCAATTGGGGATATAATCATCGCACATCCCACAATGATGTACCTCAACGATTAACTTCATCATGTCCTTCCCTTTGTCCTTTAATTTCATCTGAAATTGCACCACGTTCGAGTAATAATGATACAGGATCTGATCCTGATCTCCTTGTTAACTGTTCCACCAATAGTTCTCCTACACATTTTCCATCAGTAGGTTCTCGTTCACATAATGCACAAGGTATAGACAGGAGACGCAGCTGGACTGATCTAGAAGATACTCGATGTGGACGTCGCAGATATTCTGGACAAAATCACCTACAAGCACAAAATATg CGACAACGCAGTATTAGTTTAAGTAGTCTAGACAGTGAAATGGAAATAGAATTACATGGAAAGTCTTGTACCAGACCTGTAGGAGTTGGTAATCGAACATGCAGATCACAAGCAAGTACTCATTCTCTCAATGAAGCTGATCTAGTACAG agTGAATATCAGAAGATAATTACAAAACGATTCAAAGGTAGTCAAAGATTAGCAGACAGTAGTGGTTTAATGCCTGGTCTCACAGGCTCTCGTTTACCTCTTCAGAAATCTATTTCAACACCTTCAATTGTCACACCCCAAGTTAATGCTCATTTAGCAGAGACTGTGACTAGGACAACACCATCACTTAAAAc CCGAcgtgaaagaaatgaaaagggTAGTGGAAGTGAGACTGAAACTGAGGATCTTCACACACCAAACAGCCATGAATTTCATGAAGATAGAGAAGGCACTCCAAATGCTCAGATATCCCTTGATGAACTATTAACTga tgcAGTTGTATATGATGATCATCATTCAGaaaaaagtagaagaaaaCGAGGATCTATTTTTTTCCGTAAAAAAAag GATAAAAGTGGTAAGAAAACTAGTCAACAACATTTATGGACGACAATAATGGCAGGATCTCAGGGAAGTTTATGTGATGTTTGTATGAAACACTCAACAAATAAACCCATACTTCTACATTGTGacc ATTGTGGAATATCTGTACATCAAAGTCAAGGATGTAAAGATCAATTAGTGCTAGAatgtattaaatcaaaaaatcattctAGCAAAGCTGCCATTAAAACTACATCAAGCATATCCACAACTTCAAGTAGTTATAATGTTAAAAGAGGATCTACTGCATCATTACCATTACCATTATCATCTGGAAGTGGaag GGAAATTAACAGCAAGAAAACTGTGACAAGCTACAGCCCTTGGCGGCGAGTTGCTACTAAACTTGGAGTCAA tcAAACAATAAATGAGGAAAAAGATGGAGATGGACAACATCGTGACATATCTAG tggATTAGAAGGATTTGATCTTGGAGATGATACTTATCAATTTACTGTGGGTGATTTGGAAGGTTTGGATCCTGAATTGGGTCTAGCTAAAGAAGAACCTGATTCCTGGAGTACCGCCATTGGACATAATATCGCATTGCGACTAGTTGATAATTgtgaaagaaaagtaaaaagacAAGAACACATTTATGAGTTTGTACTTACGGAAAAACATCACTGTTTAGTACTTCTCGCTATGGAAAGAATCTTTGCGGAAGGTCTTCGACGTCACTTTCGTTTAGGTCAACCAGATTTAGAACGCATGTTCCCGAGATTACGTGATCTCATTGATATTCATTtacgatttttacaaaaattacgtAAGCGACAAAATACAAATCCTGTTGTTCCTACAATCGCTGATATATTAGTAGATCAATTTTCTGGAGAGAATGCGCAACGTATGAAGAGTGCCTATGGAGAATTCTGTAGTCGTCACAGAGATGCTGTTGAAgcttacaaatattatttacgtcATGATCCTCGATTTGCACGATTCGTACGTCAATGTCAG TCACATCCTTTgttaaagaagaaaggaattcCTGAATGTATCCTATTTGTTACTCAACGTTTAACAAAGTATCCATTGTTAGTTGAGCCACTCATAAAAACGGGTATTGCACAAGAAGAAGGTGAAGATTTACGTAAAGCTTTGAGTCttgttaaagaaattttagctGATGTGGATGCATGTGTTGCtgataaagaaagagaagatagaaaattagaaatttataataa aattgatGCAAAGTCTTTTGCAACTTATCGTGGTaccaaattcaaaaaatcagATATCATGgcatttaatagaattttaaaatttgaaggtACTGCATATTTAATGCAAGGTCGTGGAAAAATGACTGCCATTGTAGTAGTTGTTCTTTctgacatattattttttttggctGAAAGAGATcaaaaatatgcattttttgTGCCTGACAATAAGGCTGGTATAGTATCACTTCAAAAATTACTGGTTCGTGAAAAGGCTGGTCAAGAATCTAgaggtatttatttaataagtagCAATCCAGCTGAACCTGAaatgtttgaattaaaaattcaaaaacctAAAGATAAACAATTATGGATACAAGCAATTAGATCAGCAGTTGAAGCCTGCCcacaagaatttgaaaatgaaattgatacaTTAActgaaaacaataataataatgaaataagagATACACGTTCCTCTTCTATATCGTTTCTTTCTGTTGAAGAAAGAcaacgtttaattaaaattaaggaaTCACATGTTCTTAAGATAATTG gtGAACTACGTAAAAAAGATGCAGAACAAGCATTATTActtgaagaaaaaatcaacTTACAAATGCAACTTTTACATGCTGCAAATATTTGGAATACAAGTGAAAATAGTGATAatgaaagaatagaaaaagttGACAAAGAAATCCTAGATTATACTAGATTAGTTCATAATGAAGGAACAGATACTACACAATTACGACAAgag gtGGTTGCAGCTATTCAAGAAGCAACAAAACTTGCTAGCTCATTATCTTTTAGTGCTGGTGGTGCTACTCTTTCAAGAAGCTTGAGTTCTGCAGGAGAACGACATACTGAAGCCTATGTTCCATCTGCTCTTTGTGTTCCTCGAAGAGCTGAAACATTTGCGGGTTTTGATCATAACAAG gaAAAATATCCGTTACGAGAATCTGCAATTCATTCCGTAATTTCTCTTCCAAAAGTTAGtgaatttatgaaagaaaatttagatgaaaaagaaagtcaagatacagaaataaataaagatcaaCAATGGGCAGCAATTCGTTTATCTCACCATGTTTATAGGTTGGTCTGTATAATTAGTAATCAAATGACAACAGTTGATAGTCTACAGGCTCAATTAGCTGCATATAAAGAAGGAAGTATGggtaaatcaaataatagacCTAATCCAAATCgacaattagaagaattacGTAACTTACAAGATCAGTTAAGTCGAGAAAAAGCAGCATTTCGTGCTGCATCTCAACAAGAACAAAAACAATTAGAAGAAGAACGGACTGAATTGGCAAGGCAACGAGAACAACTGGCAGCAGAACAAAGAGATGTTACACAGCAACGAGATCAATTATACCGACGACTCGAAGCATTGGAACGACAAGGGGTGACATTAGTTACAGGTTCTGCACCTACTTCTACGACTATTCATTTATCTCATTTGACGCAAGGAAATGACACTATACAAACACGAAAATCACAACCAGATGCTAAAAGAAtaccattaaatttaattagtgcTACTAATCAGCAAAAAGTGCAAAGTAATCTTCCTGTCAAACAACAATTGCCTTTAAAACTTGCTAGTGGGAGCAATAATAATag aagtgGAAGTACAAGTAATAATAGTCCCGATCGACATTCGCGAACGGGAAGTAGCCCGGCAATTGTTACTGGATCTACATATTCTTCACCAGAATTAGGAAATAATCATGCTGGAACGAGTCATTCCTCGAATCGTTCACTTCGAATTACACGATCGCCTCCAGAATATCCACATCAACAACAGCATCAACGAACAGAACAGCAACAACCTTTGGAGgaagaagtaatttttttctga